In Chryseobacterium oranimense, a single window of DNA contains:
- a CDS encoding RHS repeat-associated core domain-containing protein, whose product MKKIISLFTLLSATAYFNAQTVNASTSENYIYTKTCLDGNCTKKSEQVQYFDDLGRLKQAVDIKATPSGKDIVAHIQYDEFGRVTKEYLPVPQNGTQNGAIYADPLSNAVNIFGNEKIYSEKELENSPLGRIKKVTPPGNDFTAHPSSITYAANTAGEVKKYTVTTSWQDNATLSALSENGTYAANQLTKNSVTDADGNITTEFKTSDGNTVLVRKNDGTQNVDTYYVYNEFGQQVIVIPPMAAVAAVNQTALDNLCYQYRYDGLGRLVEKKLPGKGWEYMVYDKQDRLVLTRDSNLEVKGQWLFTKYDQFSRPVYTGVLDSPPGRIQQVIAVEGHGLNNETRNTASWNNSGMDVYYTSGLAYPTTNFKLLSVNYYDSYPQYSFNPSFPATILGQNVITDDQNANVSTKNLPVLSLTKNIEDDNWTKSYIWYDEKSRAVGTYSINHLGGYTKTESLLDFAGVTQLSKVYHKRLTTDTEKVITQTFEYDAQNRLKKHYHQVDSQPQELLTENTYNELSRLSNKKVGNNLQSIDYAYDVRGALTKVNDPANLNGKLFGYELKYNNPANTAAKFNGTISEVDWRTANDNVLRRYTYQYDGLNRLKKGAYSEPGSSVPENDFYNETVTYDMNSNIMSLQRNTKGVSGTASQIDNLAYAYTGNRLNSVTDSSTNYSGYPDTSGNTISYDDNGNMKNHTDKGVLQIDYNFYNLPAKITFNQTYRVRNLVTGSLTNRNVTTNYTFKADGTKLRKVYKYGGDLFVGEVTISTDYLDGFQYESQAASAPFTLKFVPTAEGYYNFENNKYIYSYTDHLGNVRLSYTQNGSGPEIIEENNFYPFGMKHEGYNALSGNPAYNYGYNGKELQKETGWSDYGARMYMSDIARWGVVDPLAEAMWGMSPYNYAMNNPISFIDPDGRRAMTPFMGDTFMQNTNSGWFGYDPLAARDKFLSQNRSGGIGPQTFGQTRAFKDLMYAAKNNLKGGLINKEGTLRWWTDYEDEDPNVTGIGGLQMLKLKTSGMLDDWYGLAGKGNWFFGTAAVLSGFAGTVKSQQMYAQGIRRGISGNYQLTGRNLSQFGKMTVTEATMPISKIGRVAKFAGHASFYLGIAFDTMGVINGDVSVGKAAINTGFGAVGNWGGSIGASLSTVYFGVDNFYPGGWPQLFDDGNMVQRELDEGFNKAGPYRINVFGAHEPK is encoded by the coding sequence ATGAAAAAAATAATATCACTCTTCACCCTGTTGTCTGCAACGGCATATTTCAATGCCCAGACTGTCAATGCAAGCACCTCGGAGAATTATATATACACCAAAACCTGCCTTGACGGAAACTGTACCAAAAAATCCGAACAGGTTCAGTATTTCGATGACCTCGGAAGGCTAAAACAGGCTGTAGATATCAAGGCTACACCTTCCGGAAAAGATATTGTTGCCCATATTCAGTATGATGAATTTGGAAGGGTAACTAAAGAATATCTGCCTGTTCCGCAGAACGGCACCCAAAATGGGGCAATCTATGCAGATCCTTTGAGTAATGCGGTGAATATTTTCGGAAACGAGAAAATTTATTCAGAAAAAGAGCTGGAAAACTCTCCGCTGGGAAGAATAAAGAAAGTGACTCCACCCGGAAATGACTTTACGGCTCATCCATCCAGCATCACCTATGCTGCAAATACAGCAGGAGAAGTGAAGAAATACACCGTTACAACATCCTGGCAGGATAATGCCACCTTATCTGCACTTTCTGAAAACGGGACTTATGCTGCCAACCAGCTGACGAAAAACAGCGTAACAGATGCAGACGGGAACATCACCACAGAATTTAAAACCTCTGACGGAAATACCGTTTTAGTAAGAAAAAATGACGGAACACAGAATGTTGATACTTATTATGTGTACAATGAATTTGGTCAGCAGGTAATTGTTATTCCGCCAATGGCTGCCGTGGCTGCTGTAAATCAGACAGCTTTGGATAATCTGTGCTACCAGTACCGTTATGATGGCCTGGGAAGGCTTGTGGAAAAGAAACTTCCAGGAAAGGGCTGGGAATATATGGTGTATGATAAACAGGATAGGTTGGTTTTAACCAGAGATTCTAATCTTGAAGTAAAAGGGCAATGGCTCTTTACTAAATATGATCAATTTTCAAGGCCTGTTTATACAGGTGTTTTAGATAGTCCTCCTGGAAGAATCCAGCAGGTAATTGCAGTGGAAGGACATGGTTTGAATAATGAAACCAGAAATACAGCTAGCTGGAACAATAGCGGAATGGATGTCTATTACACAAGTGGTCTGGCTTATCCGACAACAAATTTCAAATTATTAAGCGTAAATTATTATGACAGCTACCCCCAGTACAGTTTTAACCCTTCTTTTCCTGCGACAATATTGGGGCAAAATGTTATTACTGACGATCAAAATGCGAATGTAAGTACAAAAAATCTCCCCGTACTGTCTCTTACAAAAAATATAGAAGACGATAACTGGACAAAAAGCTACATCTGGTACGATGAAAAATCCAGGGCTGTGGGAACTTACTCTATCAATCATCTGGGAGGATATACCAAAACGGAATCTTTGCTGGACTTCGCAGGAGTAACCCAGTTATCCAAGGTGTATCATAAAAGGCTTACTACCGATACCGAAAAAGTCATTACCCAGACTTTCGAATACGATGCACAGAACCGCCTGAAGAAACATTATCATCAGGTGGACAGCCAGCCCCAGGAATTATTGACGGAGAATACCTACAACGAATTATCCAGGCTTTCCAATAAAAAGGTAGGAAACAATCTTCAGAGCATTGATTATGCCTACGACGTCAGAGGTGCGCTCACAAAGGTGAATGATCCTGCGAACCTGAACGGGAAACTGTTTGGCTATGAACTCAAGTACAATAATCCGGCAAATACCGCTGCAAAGTTCAACGGGACCATTTCCGAGGTAGACTGGAGAACAGCCAACGATAATGTGCTCCGAAGATATACCTATCAGTATGACGGGCTGAACAGGCTGAAAAAAGGAGCGTATTCCGAGCCAGGATCTTCTGTTCCCGAAAACGATTTTTATAATGAAACGGTAACGTACGACATGAACTCGAACATCATGTCCCTTCAGAGAAATACAAAAGGAGTTTCCGGAACAGCTTCACAGATAGACAATCTCGCTTATGCTTATACGGGCAACAGGCTCAATTCCGTTACCGACAGCTCAACCAATTACAGCGGATATCCTGATACCTCAGGGAATACCATTTCCTATGACGATAACGGGAATATGAAGAATCATACGGACAAAGGCGTTTTGCAGATTGATTACAACTTTTATAACCTTCCTGCCAAAATAACTTTTAACCAGACCTATCGGGTCCGAAATTTAGTAACAGGAAGCCTGACCAACCGTAACGTCACTACAAATTATACTTTTAAAGCAGATGGTACGAAATTGCGTAAAGTATATAAATATGGAGGGGATTTGTTCGTAGGTGAGGTTACCATTTCTACAGATTATCTTGACGGTTTTCAATATGAATCCCAGGCTGCATCAGCCCCCTTCACTTTAAAATTTGTTCCTACTGCTGAAGGCTATTATAACTTTGAAAATAATAAGTATATTTACAGCTATACAGACCATTTGGGGAATGTGCGTTTAAGCTACACCCAAAACGGTTCAGGACCAGAGATCATTGAGGAAAACAATTTCTATCCTTTCGGGATGAAGCATGAAGGTTACAATGCTTTATCAGGAAATCCTGCTTACAACTATGGCTACAATGGCAAAGAATTGCAAAAAGAAACCGGTTGGAGTGATTATGGAGCCAGAATGTATATGAGTGATATTGCAAGGTGGGGTGTTGTTGATCCTTTGGCAGAAGCGATGTGGGGAATGTCGCCGTATAACTATGCTATGAATAACCCAATAAGTTTCATAGATCCGGATGGAAGAAGAGCCATGACTCCTTTTATGGGGGATACCTTTATGCAGAATACGAATTCAGGATGGTTTGGATATGATCCCCTTGCGGCTAGAGATAAATTTTTGTCACAAAATCGTAGTGGAGGTATTGGTCCACAAACTTTTGGGCAGACAAGAGCTTTTAAAGATCTTATGTATGCTGCTAAAAATAATTTAAAAGGAGGACTTATAAACAAAGAAGGAACTTTAAGATGGTGGACAGATTATGAAGATGAAGACCCAAATGTTACTGGAATAGGAGGATTACAGATGTTAAAATTGAAAACATCTGGTATGTTGGATGATTGGTATGGTCTTGCAGGAAAAGGAAACTGGTTCTTTGGCACAGCAGCCGTTCTGAGTGGTTTTGCAGGAACAGTAAAATCTCAACAAATGTATGCACAAGGAATAAGAAGAGGAATATCCGGAAATTATCAACTAACAGGCAGAAACCTAAGCCAATTTGGTAAAATGACAGTGACCGAAGCAACTATGCCAATTTCTAAAATCGGAAGAGTTGCAAAATTTGCAGGCCATGCTTCTTTTTATTTAGGTATTGCGTTTGATACAATGGGTGTAATAAATGGAGACGTTTCAGTTGGAAAAGCTGCTATAAATACAGGATTTGGAGCCGTTGGTAATTGGGGGGGATCAATTGGAGCCTCTCTTAGTACAGTGTATTTCGGAGTAGATAATTTTTACCCGGGAGGGTGGCCTCAACTTTTCGATGATGGTAATATGGTTCAGAGAGAGCTGGATGAAGGGTTTAATAAGGCAGGGCCTTATAGAATTAATGTGTTTGGAGCTCATGAACCAAAATAA